In Caldisericota bacterium, the genomic window ATTGATACCATTGTGTTATAACCTTTTTTTGCAAATTGCACTCCAGTATCATTAGCGCCTGTTAAATCATCTGCTATTACGTAAATCATTCATTATACCCCAGTTAATATGGTTTTAATTTTATTAAATTATCTCTAACTTTGCAATATAAGCAATTTTCATGCCAAGTTTATTCTTACATAAAGGTCCGTTGTTTAAAAAAGCAATAGTAAAGCCCTTTTTTACTGTTTGCTTTAAATTCCTTATCTATTTTACCAATTGCACTCTCAATTATTTGAGAGATATCTTTTAAAGTTCCTTTGTATCTTTTATTTGCAGGTAAAAACATATTTTCATCAAGACCTGGAAAAATTTTGCAATCATTAAAAGAAAGTCAAAAACTATATATTTAAAAATATAAATTTATTAATTCTCTTTATTTCTTAAATTATAATCTGGTTTTCATTTTCCCATTTTCATCAAAAGATAATTTTTCCCAATCTCCATACGTTTTAATATTTCCATTATCTTTGATTTCTTCCCAAGCAGCTTTTGAAACATATAAATATTTAAGATCTAGAGTATTTTTCATTATCAGTAATTTTACATCACTCTGTTTTAATTTCCAACAAGTTTTTACTGCTATTTCAACAGCTTCTTTCTCTGAATCTGCAATTATAGGTATTTTAGCGCGGTTTAAGAAGGTGCTAGTTATTGTATTAGCATACATATCTTTATAATTTATCTTATTAACAAGATGTCTGGTTGTAATATCAGCTAAACCAATCCCTAACGCATTGCCATGAGATTCTTCTGTAATGTCAAAAACGATCAACCTTTTAATTCTTGGTTTTATAATTTCTTTTTCTCCGTTAATGTACAGTCTTCCTATTACATTTGTATCAAATCCAGTTCCACTTATATTTTTACCAATCTCCTGAGCTATTACTACGTCTAGGTCGTCAATTGGTAACATTGGCATTACTTCCTTAGATATTTTTAACAATTCACTATCAACTTTAATTATATCCTCTGGTGGGACAAAAGATATTTTCATCGTTTGGTCATAACTGTTTTCTAAAATACCTATGCCCTGAATAATGGGAGCCTTTGTAATTATTAATTCCGCTGCTTGTGGAATAACATTTTTTAAACCATATACTCCTAAAGAATGAATAGTACTTGCCCCTCTTGCCTTACCTAATCCTATCGCTAAAATTTTAGACATTCCACTTTCAACAATCTTACTTTTAAAATCTGTATGCATTTTAACTCTATTTAAAGCAATTATACCATCTGCTTCCATCGCAATTTTGCTAAAATATATAGGAATACGATTTTCTACTTTTCCAATTTGTATCGTTTCCATAGAAGGTAATATGGGAACACCCATTTCTTTTTGCGTTATACCATAAGAAGCTAAAACCTCCTTTTGTCCTTCACTATTTGCACCTCCATGGCTTCCCATTGCAGGTAGAATAAAAGGTAAAGCATTGAGATTTTTTAATTCAGAAACAACTTCTTTTACAATCAATTTAATATTAGTAATACCCCTACTACCTACAGTTATCCCGATTTTGTCACCTGATTTAATTCTGTCTTTTAAATCAGATTTTTTAAAAGATTGATGAACGTATTCAGATAAATTGTCTATTCTTGTTTTATCAAAATTTTGTTTTATTTTTCTTACCTTAATATCCTCTATCATAAGCTTTTCGCCTCATTTTTTTTGCAAACACTTATCTGTAATATCTCGGTTATTTTATAA contains:
- a CDS encoding lactate racemase domain-containing protein, with protein sequence MIEDIKVRKIKQNFDKTRIDNLSEYVHQSFKKSDLKDRIKSGDKIGITVGSRGITNIKLIVKEVVSELKNLNALPFILPAMGSHGGANSEGQKEVLASYGITQKEMGVPILPSMETIQIGKVENRIPIYFSKIAMEADGIIALNRVKMHTDFKSKIVESGMSKILAIGLGKARGASTIHSLGVYGLKNVIPQAAELIITKAPIIQGIGILENSYDQTMKISFVPPEDIIKVDSELLKISKEVMPMLPIDDLDVVIAQEIGKNISGTGFDTNVIGRLYINGEKEIIKPRIKRLIVFDITEESHGNALGIGLADITTRHLVNKINYKDMYANTITSTFLNRAKIPIIADSEKEAVEIAVKTCWKLKQSDVKLLIMKNTLDLKYLYVSKAAWEEIKDNGNIKTYGDWEKLSFDENGKMKTRL